In the genome of Paenibacillus sp. FSL R5-0766, one region contains:
- a CDS encoding transglutaminase-like domain-containing protein — protein sequence MKRLFFIMFALTLLLAGCQSTEQESSPSVNNPTEVVEGSTILSLKQKYGSESEQAIMPMYNVAQDEEFTFKFKADLRKSSLRASDIISVHTDIKALKASDVYAIPETNDNSVSIKPLGWGVLSSDSMMNKDQSSWGGAPIYYIRLNYDPDAEKLTLLDKPIIIPFTVKSELPVPNLRYEIDKDRRFKLVWDKVEGATEYKIYKRSDLTNFDTNVPLTGAEDAFSNSLPLDIAVTTETSFNDFMKDGKGGVGTYNEMITTTQNHGIRGEYYVTAIGGGKESNFSRGVPTAPLASQLPTSLKEQLYREKLKNIDVLPQKTTVEYNDGSLARETIVYDTANVEISEFNETNIPFHIKGTALKSYVRVENVTQADLDKLAQQTVADSSNGLVEPKNDTPYVPAPDVPTIINNHDAPESATETEEASASETSTTESTTDTGTSEDATDPLSTEASDDTSDNSSDMASEETSNEAPAPAREAEEDNLVDEQKSNTQQNVEQGNQETVPQPATGDAMINADSALEEVLAKNMIAAQDKISLKAFPEAQNFTTLSDVVLKVMYQNPLILGVEGFEYNYGTLTLSIYYNESASGIQKKQDEIIAKANEVVASIIKNGMNEDEKRKAIYDYLNDNAKYDDAALENAEQNNFKNVDPQFNDSFTTYGILVKGVGVCASYASVYKLLSDLSGLESIVVTGASSGVPHAWNKVKIGNEWFHVDATNNLTNSGIPYFLYNANDETAASQKTIADQDYWLDSELTMFNGESDANDYYVQNDLEVASINEYKTKAESELKKGENRVILRFASPVDSDELMTAAGEALAAVDEALLNTAQLATLGSYAILDPKPEQK from the coding sequence ATGAAACGTCTATTTTTCATTATGTTTGCGCTCACCCTGTTACTGGCTGGATGCCAGAGTACTGAGCAGGAAAGCAGTCCGTCCGTGAATAATCCTACAGAAGTAGTAGAAGGTTCTACCATTTTAAGTTTGAAGCAGAAATACGGCTCTGAATCGGAACAAGCGATCATGCCGATGTACAACGTAGCTCAGGATGAAGAATTTACGTTCAAGTTTAAAGCCGATTTACGTAAAAGTAGCCTGCGAGCTAGTGACATTATTAGTGTACATACCGATATTAAAGCACTCAAAGCAAGCGATGTATACGCCATTCCAGAGACAAACGACAATAGTGTTTCCATTAAACCTCTTGGATGGGGCGTTTTAAGTTCAGATTCCATGATGAACAAGGATCAAAGTTCTTGGGGCGGTGCCCCAATCTACTACATTCGCCTGAACTATGATCCGGATGCAGAAAAACTAACACTACTCGATAAACCCATCATTATTCCGTTTACAGTGAAATCGGAGTTACCCGTACCCAACCTAAGATACGAAATTGACAAAGATAGACGGTTCAAGTTGGTCTGGGACAAGGTTGAAGGTGCCACCGAATATAAAATTTATAAACGTTCTGACCTAACCAACTTCGATACAAATGTACCTCTAACTGGCGCAGAGGACGCTTTCAGTAATAGTCTGCCTTTAGATATTGCGGTAACAACAGAGACGTCTTTCAATGATTTTATGAAAGACGGAAAAGGCGGGGTAGGCACTTATAATGAAATGATAACTACCACTCAGAACCATGGTATACGAGGAGAATATTATGTCACTGCAATTGGTGGAGGCAAAGAATCCAATTTTAGCAGAGGTGTCCCTACAGCTCCGCTTGCTTCCCAGTTACCAACATCTCTGAAAGAACAATTGTATAGGGAGAAATTAAAGAATATAGATGTACTTCCTCAGAAAACAACAGTTGAGTACAATGACGGCTCTCTAGCCCGTGAAACCATTGTCTATGATACCGCTAACGTAGAGATTTCAGAGTTCAATGAAACGAATATTCCTTTTCACATTAAAGGAACAGCTCTGAAAAGCTATGTGCGCGTAGAGAATGTGACTCAAGCAGATTTGGACAAACTTGCTCAGCAAACCGTAGCCGATTCCAGCAACGGACTGGTGGAACCGAAGAATGACACACCTTACGTCCCTGCACCTGATGTGCCAACGATCATCAACAATCATGATGCACCTGAGTCTGCAACGGAAACAGAAGAAGCATCGGCTTCGGAAACTTCAACTACAGAGTCTACAACCGATACGGGAACGTCAGAAGATGCAACTGATCCTCTATCTACTGAGGCTTCCGATGATACTTCTGATAATTCTTCAGATATGGCTTCTGAAGAAACTTCCAATGAAGCACCTGCTCCAGCTCGCGAAGCTGAAGAAGACAACTTGGTAGATGAACAGAAATCCAATACACAGCAAAATGTAGAACAAGGTAATCAGGAAACCGTGCCTCAGCCTGCTACAGGTGATGCAATGATCAATGCAGATTCCGCATTGGAAGAAGTTTTAGCCAAAAACATGATTGCGGCACAAGATAAAATTTCGTTAAAAGCTTTCCCCGAAGCTCAAAATTTCACGACACTCTCAGATGTTGTTCTGAAAGTGATGTACCAGAATCCATTGATTCTTGGTGTGGAAGGTTTCGAATACAACTATGGTACACTTACCCTTTCCATTTATTACAATGAATCGGCTAGTGGTATCCAGAAGAAGCAAGATGAGATTATTGCCAAAGCAAATGAAGTTGTGGCTTCCATTATCAAGAATGGTATGAACGAAGACGAGAAACGGAAAGCCATCTACGATTATCTGAACGATAACGCAAAGTATGATGATGCAGCGCTGGAAAATGCGGAGCAAAACAACTTCAAAAATGTCGATCCACAGTTTAATGACTCGTTTACCACATACGGTATTCTGGTCAAAGGAGTTGGGGTATGTGCCAGCTATGCTTCCGTTTACAAATTGCTCTCCGATCTCTCGGGATTGGAAAGCATCGTTGTAACGGGCGCTTCCAGCGGCGTTCCACATGCATGGAACAAGGTCAAAATCGGGAACGAATGGTTCCATGTCGATGCCACCAACAACCTGACGAACTCCGGCATCCCGTATTTCCTGTACAATGCCAATGATGAGACTGCTGCAAGTCAGAAAACGATAGCGGATCAAGATTATTGGCTTGATTCCGAGCTCACGATGTTTAATGGCGAGAGCGATGCCAATGATTATTATGTGCAGAATGATCTCGAAGTCGCGTCCATTAATGAGTACAAAACCAAGGCTGAGAGTGAACTCAAAAAAGGAGAGAACCGCGTCATTCTCCGTTTCGCCTCACCTGTTGACTCTGATGAGCTGATGACAGCTGCCGGTGAAGCCCTCGCTGCAGTGGATGAAGCGCTTCTGAATACAGCACAATTAGCCACACTCGGCAGTTATGCCATTTTGGACCCGAAACCAGAGCAGAAGTAA
- the sulP gene encoding sulfate permease, whose protein sequence is MRWMGRYGGYSAAAFRKDLLSGLIVGIIAIPLGMAFAIASGVKPEYGLYTTVIAGILISLLGGSKFQIGGPTGAFIPILFAIVMQYGYENLLIAGMMAGLMLVLMGVFKLGALIKFIPRPVTIGFTAGIAVIIFSGQITNFLGLRGIEKHEDFWSNMKEIGMHISTINIYSVLTAGICLAVLLLVPRFAPKVPASLVGLVLSTVVAAFFFEGQVATIGSSFGAIPNSLPQFHVPEITWERIVNLLQPAFVIAMLGGIESLLSAVVADGMTGSRHNSNRELIGQGIANMVTPLFGGIPATGAIARTATNIKSGSVSPWSGVIHGVVVLLVLVLFAPYASHIPLASMAPVLMLVAWNMSERRSFVHVMKTKTSDSLVLLITFLLTVFTSLTTAVEVGLILAVLLFVKRMSEMLKVAKVLPDPDHKHEKVMAHMVREGHDCPQISLYTIEGPLFFGAADMFEKSVMDSIHRRPGTLLLRMGKVPFMDTTGESNLARVVKHMERSGGRVLLSGIQAQPLEMLKRTGLIERIGSDHMFEHTGEAINYALVHLDVQKCRGCKHFAFRECAALSSAGTDPECNNLLKPGKRVNVNSPI, encoded by the coding sequence ATGAGATGGATGGGGAGATATGGAGGGTACAGTGCTGCCGCTTTTCGCAAGGATCTGTTATCGGGGCTGATTGTAGGTATCATTGCAATTCCACTCGGTATGGCCTTTGCCATCGCTTCCGGGGTCAAACCGGAGTATGGATTATATACCACAGTAATCGCCGGGATTCTCATTTCCTTGCTTGGTGGGTCCAAGTTCCAGATTGGCGGGCCAACGGGGGCATTCATTCCGATCCTATTTGCCATTGTGATGCAGTATGGATATGAGAATCTGCTGATCGCCGGAATGATGGCGGGATTGATGCTTGTTCTAATGGGCGTATTCAAGCTTGGGGCGCTAATCAAGTTTATTCCAAGGCCGGTGACTATCGGTTTTACGGCAGGGATCGCCGTCATTATTTTTAGCGGACAAATTACGAACTTTCTGGGACTTCGAGGCATCGAGAAACACGAGGATTTCTGGTCCAATATGAAAGAAATCGGAATGCATATCTCGACGATTAATATATACAGTGTGCTTACAGCTGGAATCTGTTTGGCTGTTCTTCTGCTTGTGCCCAGGTTTGCACCAAAGGTGCCTGCATCACTGGTGGGCCTGGTTCTTTCGACGGTAGTCGCAGCGTTCTTTTTTGAAGGGCAGGTGGCTACAATTGGTTCGTCCTTTGGCGCGATACCTAACTCTTTGCCTCAGTTTCATGTGCCTGAGATCACTTGGGAGCGTATCGTGAACTTGCTGCAACCCGCTTTTGTCATCGCCATGCTGGGTGGAATTGAATCGCTGCTATCCGCAGTTGTTGCCGATGGCATGACCGGAAGTCGGCATAACAGCAATCGAGAGTTGATTGGGCAGGGGATTGCTAATATGGTGACGCCGTTATTTGGTGGTATTCCTGCAACAGGAGCGATTGCACGTACAGCAACCAATATCAAATCCGGCTCAGTATCGCCATGGTCTGGCGTGATTCACGGTGTGGTGGTTTTGCTGGTACTTGTTCTTTTTGCGCCATATGCATCCCACATTCCTCTTGCCAGTATGGCTCCCGTTCTCATGCTGGTTGCCTGGAATATGAGTGAACGAAGATCCTTCGTCCATGTCATGAAAACCAAAACGAGTGATTCACTCGTTCTGCTGATTACCTTTTTGCTGACCGTATTTACAAGTTTAACAACGGCTGTAGAGGTGGGGTTGATTCTGGCGGTCCTTTTATTTGTTAAACGGATGAGTGAGATGTTGAAGGTTGCCAAAGTACTACCCGATCCCGATCATAAACATGAGAAAGTCATGGCCCACATGGTTCGGGAAGGACATGACTGTCCGCAAATAAGTCTTTATACAATTGAAGGGCCACTTTTTTTCGGCGCAGCGGATATGTTCGAGAAGTCGGTCATGGATTCGATTCATCGGCGCCCAGGCACTCTGCTGTTGCGCATGGGCAAGGTCCCTTTTATGGATACGACAGGTGAATCCAATCTGGCCCGTGTTGTCAAACATATGGAGAGATCCGGGGGCAGGGTTTTACTTTCAGGCATTCAGGCGCAACCTCTGGAGATGCTGAAGAGAACAGGTTTGATTGAACGGATTGGTTCGGATCATATGTTTGAGCACACGGGTGAAGCCATCAATTATGCATTAGTACATCTGGATGTTCAGAAATGTAGGGGTTGCAAACATTTTGCCTTTCGTGAATGTGCTGCATTGTCGAGTGCTGGCACCGACCCAGAGTGTAATAACCTGCTGAAACCTGGAAAGCGAGTCAATGTAAATAGCCCTATCTAA
- a CDS encoding DUF6713 family protein produces MPDFLLVLFLFNLSLFLLHEMDAIRRSEWKLFMVLKDMEDDKAYRYFTWIHLPMYTIILSLLFSSYQNITFWVLDIFFIIHTVLHFFFEKHPRNEFKNGFSRSLIYPMGIIALIHLIFLII; encoded by the coding sequence ATGCCTGACTTTTTACTGGTTTTATTTTTGTTTAACCTGTCTCTCTTTCTGCTTCACGAAATGGATGCCATCAGGCGGTCCGAGTGGAAATTGTTTATGGTGTTAAAAGATATGGAAGATGATAAAGCGTATAGGTATTTCACTTGGATTCACCTGCCAATGTATACCATCATCCTCTCTCTTCTTTTTAGCTCGTATCAAAACATTACATTTTGGGTGCTGGATATCTTTTTCATCATACATACCGTATTACACTTCTTTTTCGAAAAACATCCTCGAAATGAATTTAAAAACGGGTTCTCCAGATCATTGATCTACCCTATGGGAATAATCGCTTTAATTCATTTGATATTCCTAATCATCTAA
- a CDS encoding acetylhydrolase, translated as MRTVEWIYLIFNLLMFVGGIGIGRQSQHFREMVWSGFAISGVLLTIHGVVEGLRWPMIPAYLLTLVPLVVLFTKARRQQQSGVTLLNSKRSGVSTSTSPVAGKFGHVRIIATSLLVLVYAVVSIGLPLLFPVFSFAKPAGPYGIGTVSYDWTDSSREEIMTRTAGDQRELMVQIWYPTNPDVEGAAAPYVNKPEIYGTAFNEVLKLPKLLFSSLSQVKTHAIQEAQLSDAEAKYPVVLFSHGLHGYENQNTFQVEQLVSQGYIVVGINHTYNSLVSVFPDGRVAQFESEGKEGFEQLQFSYMDKLNETWVQDAQFVLDEVEKLGAEDPSGRFTGRMDLDNIGMFGHSFGGATTVQMLMDDPRVKAGMNMDGVLFGEKRIPAEGVGKPFLMMSADSTVAGTSVMSDKEIAAMGTTRPEAEKYYEEVYERYEPVTAGGNYWMELTNTKHLSFSDLYLISPLLERTQGVDARGTQRLVNDTTIDFFNHYLKGQPLHMDTEVGEHESYLLKKG; from the coding sequence ATGAGGACAGTAGAATGGATTTATCTTATTTTCAACCTGCTTATGTTCGTGGGGGGAATCGGGATTGGGAGACAGAGTCAACATTTTCGGGAAATGGTATGGAGTGGATTCGCTATATCAGGTGTGCTGCTGACCATCCATGGTGTGGTCGAAGGACTTCGTTGGCCGATGATTCCAGCGTATCTGCTCACGTTGGTTCCACTGGTTGTGTTATTTACAAAGGCAAGACGCCAGCAACAGTCAGGTGTAACCTTGCTGAACAGTAAACGTTCTGGGGTATCCACTTCCACATCACCTGTGGCGGGGAAATTCGGACATGTTCGAATCATCGCAACGTCTCTCCTGGTGTTGGTATACGCTGTTGTAAGCATTGGCTTGCCGCTGCTGTTCCCGGTGTTTTCGTTTGCCAAGCCAGCAGGTCCTTATGGAATCGGAACGGTATCCTACGATTGGACAGACAGCAGTCGGGAGGAAATTATGACGAGAACAGCTGGTGATCAACGGGAGCTGATGGTACAGATCTGGTATCCAACGAATCCAGATGTAGAGGGCGCAGCAGCTCCTTATGTTAATAAGCCGGAGATCTACGGGACAGCCTTCAATGAAGTGTTGAAACTGCCAAAGCTTTTATTTTCCAGTCTGAGTCAGGTCAAAACGCATGCGATACAGGAAGCTCAGTTGTCTGATGCCGAAGCCAAGTATCCGGTTGTTCTTTTCTCTCATGGTCTGCATGGCTATGAAAATCAGAATACGTTCCAGGTCGAGCAGCTGGTCAGTCAAGGTTACATTGTTGTAGGCATTAATCACACGTATAACAGTCTGGTGTCCGTATTCCCGGATGGACGTGTGGCGCAGTTTGAATCCGAAGGGAAAGAAGGCTTTGAGCAGCTGCAATTCAGTTACATGGACAAGTTGAATGAGACATGGGTGCAGGATGCACAGTTTGTACTGGATGAGGTAGAGAAGTTGGGTGCGGAAGATCCGAGCGGACGCTTTACCGGACGTATGGATCTGGACAACATCGGCATGTTTGGGCATTCATTTGGCGGAGCAACAACAGTACAGATGTTAATGGATGATCCACGTGTGAAAGCAGGCATGAATATGGACGGTGTATTGTTTGGCGAGAAACGTATCCCTGCGGAAGGTGTGGGCAAGCCGTTCCTGATGATGAGTGCAGACTCAACCGTTGCAGGTACAAGTGTGATGAGTGACAAGGAAATTGCTGCGATGGGCACGACCCGCCCAGAAGCCGAGAAATATTATGAGGAAGTGTATGAGCGCTATGAGCCGGTAACCGCAGGAGGGAACTACTGGATGGAGCTGACCAACACCAAACATCTGAGTTTCTCCGACCTCTACCTGATCTCTCCACTGCTCGAAAGGACACAGGGTGTAGATGCGCGGGGGACACAACGGTTGGTCAACGATACGACGATTGATTTCTTCAACCACTACTTGAAAGGGCAACCGCTCCATATGGACACGGAAGTGGGAGAACATGAATCCTATTTGTTGAAAAAAGGCTAA
- a CDS encoding MerR family transcriptional regulator, producing the protein MNHEVISLNANKEPYSIGEAAKLIGSTVKTIRYYDEIELLQPTSHTEGGHRLYTTQDLWQLELITTLRYLNFSIPDIRKLMSGELAVAQALDLQIEALETQIGTLNSMLSILQQAKQHEEDTSLHSEQSLTYISSLVESLTANASRRKQFVAAKVDESHLLDSIPQDWRVSFLHFFDKYMMKDTKLTAQQTLAWKEIQELINDPAYWADLAQLEVPFFIMANQPQVEADVWVKKMEAIRIRTTEALDKRWAIDSPAVQSMVWDFVLMYASVEHAETPEVFFSKQARYMLDSVTDRILRFNKLCKVMNPEWSQIVDGINLLQEGMRLRLKQMEED; encoded by the coding sequence ATGAATCATGAGGTGATCTCGTTGAATGCAAACAAAGAACCCTATTCCATCGGTGAAGCAGCCAAACTGATCGGCTCCACGGTGAAAACGATCCGTTATTACGATGAGATTGAACTGTTACAACCCACCAGTCATACGGAAGGTGGGCATCGACTCTATACAACGCAAGACTTGTGGCAACTCGAACTCATTACAACACTACGTTATCTGAATTTCAGCATACCGGATATTCGAAAGCTCATGTCTGGTGAACTGGCGGTAGCACAGGCATTGGATCTGCAGATTGAAGCCTTGGAAACCCAGATCGGCACGTTGAATTCCATGCTCTCCATTTTGCAGCAGGCGAAGCAGCATGAAGAAGACACTTCACTGCATTCGGAACAGTCTCTTACCTACATCTCCAGTCTGGTAGAATCCCTGACGGCCAATGCGAGCAGGCGAAAACAATTTGTTGCTGCCAAGGTGGATGAATCCCATCTGCTGGACAGCATTCCGCAGGATTGGAGAGTGTCCTTCCTGCACTTTTTCGACAAATACATGATGAAAGATACCAAACTGACGGCTCAGCAAACACTGGCCTGGAAGGAAATTCAGGAACTGATCAATGATCCGGCATATTGGGCAGATCTGGCTCAGCTGGAGGTTCCGTTCTTCATTATGGCGAATCAGCCACAAGTCGAAGCGGATGTCTGGGTGAAAAAAATGGAGGCTATTCGCATTCGCACTACCGAAGCGCTGGACAAGCGTTGGGCAATCGATAGCCCTGCTGTGCAAAGCATGGTGTGGGACTTTGTGTTGATGTATGCAAGTGTCGAGCATGCCGAAACACCTGAAGTATTTTTTAGTAAACAGGCCCGATATATGCTGGACTCCGTGACCGATCGCATTCTGCGTTTTAACAAGCTGTGCAAGGTGATGAATCCCGAATGGAGCCAGATTGTAGATGGCATTAACCTGTTGCAGGAGGGCATGCGGTTACGATTAAAACAAATGGAAGAGGACTGA
- a CDS encoding SDR family oxidoreductase, whose protein sequence is MANQDQHTMQDPTTQYPKATPEWKQQQDEPGLQREMTPVPDAGEKSYKGSGRLTGRKAVVTGADSGIGRAAAIAFAREGADVVLAYLPEEEADAQEVVKLIEEAGRKAITKPGDLKDEKYCEELIESAVKELGGIDILANVAGKQQFVEQIADLTTEQFDATFKTNVYSMFWLCKAAVKHMKPGSSIINTSSIQAYKPSPILLDYATTKASINTFSKALAQQVGSKGIRVNVVAPGPVWTPLQVVGGQPVEKLADFGSNTPLGRAGQPAEMAPAFVFLASQESSYVSGETLNANGGTVSP, encoded by the coding sequence ATGGCTAATCAAGACCAGCACACCATGCAAGATCCAACGACCCAATATCCGAAGGCTACACCGGAGTGGAAACAGCAGCAGGATGAGCCGGGGCTCCAGCGTGAGATGACCCCTGTTCCCGATGCGGGTGAGAAAAGTTATAAAGGCAGCGGACGTTTAACAGGACGCAAAGCAGTTGTGACCGGAGCCGACAGCGGAATTGGCCGAGCGGCAGCAATTGCTTTTGCCCGTGAAGGTGCAGATGTCGTTCTGGCATATCTGCCGGAAGAGGAAGCAGATGCACAGGAAGTTGTGAAACTGATTGAGGAAGCTGGGCGCAAAGCGATTACGAAGCCAGGTGACCTGAAGGATGAGAAATACTGTGAGGAACTCATTGAGTCTGCGGTAAAAGAGCTTGGCGGGATTGATATCCTCGCTAACGTGGCAGGTAAGCAACAGTTTGTAGAGCAGATTGCGGATCTGACCACCGAGCAGTTCGATGCAACGTTCAAAACAAATGTCTATTCCATGTTCTGGCTCTGCAAAGCAGCTGTGAAACACATGAAGCCGGGCAGCTCCATTATCAACACATCATCGATTCAGGCGTACAAACCTTCGCCAATCCTGCTGGATTATGCAACAACGAAGGCATCCATTAACACGTTCAGCAAAGCGCTGGCACAACAGGTGGGTAGCAAAGGGATCCGTGTCAATGTTGTTGCACCAGGACCGGTATGGACACCGCTCCAGGTCGTGGGTGGACAACCAGTCGAGAAGCTGGCTGATTTCGGCTCCAATACACCGCTTGGTCGGGCAGGACAACCTGCCGAGATGGCTCCGGCATTTGTGTTCCTGGCAAGCCAGGAATCCAGCTATGTGAGTGGCGAGACATTGAATGCAAATGGCGGTACGGTTAGTCCTTAA
- a CDS encoding phosphotransferase gives MSIQPTALRSVLNPRYLESALSNQYDIGTWEECLFWLRGLNDTYRVRTSSGMYILRIYRTEITEEDVRYELSLLSQLKNVLGSAEHTDIGEYIEKKDYTGYTVLEVAEGKRVAVMFRYIEGTENNLEDEESCYAFGQSAAELHKAMDQVNMELPRYELDLKLLIDDPLERIIHYIGENNEAAAFLHTFAATLKERIVATSRQDLDFGLCHGDMHGNNNVFQQEHQFIHYDFEWAAKGWRAYDLAQVKVRKRQSDERKAVLWDALMTGYRSVRSFSAEDEQAVDLFIVARRFWVMGLDVAFIESDMGALDYGSDWLDSFVEEFRDTGLYPSK, from the coding sequence ATGTCCATTCAACCGACTGCTTTACGTTCAGTGCTTAACCCCAGGTACCTGGAGTCTGCATTGAGTAATCAATATGACATTGGAACATGGGAAGAATGTTTGTTTTGGCTTAGAGGATTGAATGATACCTACCGGGTTCGCACGTCCAGTGGCATGTATATTCTCCGTATCTACCGTACTGAAATTACGGAGGAAGATGTTCGCTACGAATTATCGTTATTGTCTCAACTGAAGAACGTTCTAGGTTCTGCGGAACATACCGACATTGGAGAATACATCGAGAAGAAAGATTATACGGGATATACGGTGTTGGAGGTTGCGGAAGGCAAGCGGGTTGCTGTGATGTTTCGGTATATTGAGGGTACGGAGAACAACCTGGAGGATGAGGAGTCTTGTTACGCCTTTGGTCAATCTGCCGCTGAATTGCATAAGGCTATGGATCAGGTGAACATGGAGCTGCCACGATATGAGCTGGATCTGAAGTTACTTATTGACGACCCCCTTGAGCGAATTATCCACTATATCGGTGAGAACAATGAAGCAGCAGCATTTCTCCATACGTTTGCGGCAACGTTAAAAGAACGCATCGTTGCCACTTCCAGACAAGACTTGGACTTTGGTCTGTGCCACGGCGATATGCATGGGAATAACAATGTGTTTCAACAGGAACATCAGTTCATCCATTATGACTTCGAGTGGGCAGCCAAAGGCTGGCGTGCCTATGATTTAGCTCAAGTGAAAGTTCGAAAAAGACAGTCTGATGAGCGAAAGGCAGTATTATGGGATGCGTTAATGACAGGATATCGTTCAGTCAGAAGTTTCTCTGCCGAAGATGAGCAGGCGGTTGATCTCTTTATTGTTGCTCGCCGATTCTGGGTGATGGGACTAGATGTTGCTTTTATTGAGAGTGATATGGGTGCGCTGGACTATGGTTCGGATTGGCTGGATAGTTTCGTGGAAGAGTTCCGGGATACGGGGTTATATCCTAGCAAATGA
- a CDS encoding DUF4003 family protein yields MQQQHAERVELFVSNTQIIKKSFKWQHAMMHRLAALLYAAENKTADGEAIRLSHELIKQNTKLFSAFRGNSAISIAAMLSLTTDEETRLVDTLHVYDLMKEIKFRTSDYLVIAAYQIATQTSPDQFQPTVERAKSFYDGMKAEHRFLTGQDDYIFAAMLALSDLEVDTGVARMEQLYGELKPEFSSRNSVQALTQVLVLGDDPPDAGARVIALNEAFRKRNLRMDKTYTLASLGILSLLPSDRESLVDEVVETNDWLRTQKGFGAWSIDKQELLLFSSALVAIQHVENLRNGVLTTTISTSITNIIIAQQAAMAAAATASAAAASSSSSN; encoded by the coding sequence ATGCAGCAGCAGCATGCAGAACGAGTTGAATTATTTGTTTCCAACACCCAGATCATCAAGAAGTCGTTCAAATGGCAACATGCGATGATGCACCGTCTGGCTGCCCTGCTCTATGCAGCGGAGAATAAAACAGCGGATGGGGAAGCCATTCGTCTAAGCCATGAGTTGATTAAGCAAAACACAAAACTCTTCTCTGCATTCAGAGGTAATTCGGCCATTAGCATTGCTGCCATGCTCTCCCTTACAACAGATGAAGAGACGAGATTGGTAGATACCCTGCATGTCTATGACTTGATGAAAGAGATCAAATTCCGCACATCGGATTATCTGGTTATTGCCGCCTATCAGATCGCTACTCAGACATCACCTGACCAGTTTCAACCTACGGTGGAGCGGGCCAAATCATTTTATGACGGCATGAAAGCAGAGCATCGTTTCCTCACTGGACAGGATGACTACATTTTCGCTGCCATGTTAGCACTTTCCGATCTCGAGGTGGATACTGGTGTGGCACGTATGGAACAACTTTATGGCGAATTAAAACCGGAGTTCTCTTCCAGAAACAGTGTGCAGGCGTTAACACAGGTACTGGTTCTTGGAGATGATCCCCCGGATGCAGGTGCTCGTGTGATTGCCTTAAATGAAGCTTTTCGCAAAAGGAATCTTCGAATGGACAAAACGTATACGTTAGCCTCTCTCGGAATACTTTCTCTACTGCCTTCGGACAGAGAGTCATTAGTGGATGAAGTCGTGGAAACAAATGACTGGTTACGGACTCAAAAAGGCTTTGGTGCATGGTCAATCGACAAACAGGAGTTGCTCCTGTTCTCGTCTGCTCTGGTAGCCATTCAACATGTAGAGAATCTGCGGAACGGTGTTCTGACCACAACCATCTCAACCAGCATCACAAACATTATTATTGCCCAGCAGGCCGCCATGGCCGCAGCTGCCACAGCATCGGCTGCTGCCGCTTCTTCATCATCATCGAACTAA
- a CDS encoding ester cyclase → MTAEQIVRTFFEEVRSGRNPDYASKVMADQVLAHQVISEEEVTVTRTPSDYADHVREMIEAYGEFSLEILELLTQGDKVYVRWRQTGTHIGEVDGYSPTNLPVIEIASAVYRVEKEQFAEYWIQIDRLGIEKQLERNRS, encoded by the coding sequence ATGACAGCAGAACAGATTGTCAGAACCTTTTTTGAAGAAGTCCGATCAGGCCGAAATCCTGATTACGCAAGCAAAGTGATGGCGGATCAGGTACTGGCTCATCAAGTGATATCTGAAGAAGAGGTCACGGTGACCCGAACACCTTCTGATTATGCAGATCATGTGCGAGAAATGATCGAAGCATACGGGGAGTTTTCACTCGAAATTCTGGAGTTGCTGACGCAAGGTGATAAAGTTTATGTGCGCTGGAGACAAACGGGTACCCATATTGGCGAAGTGGACGGATACAGTCCAACCAACCTCCCGGTGATTGAAATTGCGAGTGCGGTATACCGAGTGGAAAAAGAACAATTTGCAGAGTATTGGATACAGATCGACAGGTTGGGCATCGAGAAACAATTGGAACGTAATCGGAGCTGA